Part of the Ruania alba genome is shown below.
GCCACTCCAGGTTCGGCCGGGAGCCGATCGCGATGACCGCCTCATCGGCGTCGACCGTCTGACCGTCGTCGAGGACGAGGTGGACCCCGGCCTCCGCCTCCTCGACCGTGGTCACCGATCGTCCGAGGAGCAGCTCGGTGCCATTCGCCTCGTGCGAGGCCACCAGCCAGTCGGCGACCAGGCTCCCCCACCGGTCGGCCATCGGACGCTCGGACCTGCTGATCACTGTCACCCGGTTGCCCAGGTCGGTGAGGACGCCGGCGGTCTCACCCCCGATCAGACCGGCACCGACGACGGCGACGTGCCGGCCGCCGTCGGCCACCCGCCGGCGCAGCCGGAGCCCGTCCTCGGGCGAGTGCAGCACGTGCACGCGCGGGCTCCGAGGTAACGACGGAGGCAGGATCGGCCGCACACCGGTGGTCGCCAGCACGGCGTCGAAGCCGTGCGCGAGGCCCTGGTCGTCGTGGACCACGCGTGCGCCGTGATCGAGCCGCACGGCTCGTCCGTGCCGCACGGTCACCTCCTCGAGCGCAGCCGCCTCGGGCAGCGTGAGGCTCTCCAGCTCGGCGGCTCCGAGCAGCACGCCCTTGTTCACCGCGGTGCGGTTGTAGGGAGCGCTCGGCTCACCGTTGAGCACGGTGGTACTCACCCGGGAACCGAGCTCGGCAGCCGCAGCGACCCCGGCAGGGCCGCATCCGACGATCAGGACTTCCGGTGTGCTCATCGACGATCCTCCTCTTGTCGAGCATACCCCTAGGGGGTATTATGATGGAACTGTTCCAGGGTTACCTGTGGCATGAACCGAGAGCGAAGGAGATGGACCATGACCACTGCCACCTACGAGGTCAAGGGCATGACGTGCACGCACTGCGTCGGCTCGGTCACCGCTGAGGTCGAGACCGTCGAGGGCATCCGCGTCCTCAACGTGGATGTCGACGCTGGGCGTCTCGAGGTTGAGTCCTCCGCCGAGGTGGACGATGCCGCCGTGCTCGCCGCCGTCGAGGAGGCCGGCTACGAGGCATCCCGCCTCTGATCGCCACACGTCCGCCGTCCATCGCTCGGCCCTCACCCGGTCGAACGGTGGACGGCGACGATCTTGGGGACGGTCAGCTCCTCGACCGCCCAGTCCGGACCCTCGCGCCCGATCCCCGAACGCTTCATCCCGCCGAACGGCATCCCGTCGGCACGGAAGTCACAGCTGTCGTTGATGAGCACCGCTCCCACCCGCAACCCGTCCGCGATCCGGAGCGCCTGGTCCAGGTCATGGGTGAGCACCCCCGCCTGCATCCCGTTCTCGGTGGCGTTCGCCCCGGTGATCGCCTCGTCGATGGTGGCGAAGGCATCGACGAGCACGACAGGGCCGAACATCTCCTCGGTCCGCACCTGCGCAGCCGCCGGCACCGCGGTGAGCACCGTGGGTTCGACAAACGTCCCGCTGCGCCCTCCCCCGGTGTGCAGCACGGCACCAGTCGCCACCGCCTGCCCGATCGCCGATTCCACCCGCCGGGCCGCAACCTCGGAGACCATCGGGCCGATGTCCGTGTCCGGGTCCTCCTTACGGCCGACCCGCAGCGCTCTGGCGAGCTCGACGATCCTGGTCCGCAGCTCGTCGGCGATCGCCTCCGCGACGAACACCCGCTGCACGGACAGGCAGTTCTGCCCGGCCACGCCGAACGCGGCATCGACGATCAGTCGTGCCGCCTGCGGCACGCTCGCGTCGGCGCACACGATGACGGCGTTGTTCCCGCCCAGCTCCATGAGCAGCTTGCGCGCACGCCCGCCGGCGGCGATCCGATCACCCGTGACCGACCCACCGGTGAAGGACACGACGGCGACCCTCGGGTCCGCGACGAGCGCCGGGCCCGCCTCCGCCCCCGGAAGCACCGCCAGCAGGCCGGGCGGTACCCCCGCATCGAGGAGCACCTGGGCCAGGGCAAGTCCGGTCAGCGGCGTCTGCTCGGCGGGCTTGAGCACCACCGGGTTCCCGGCTATCAGTGCCGGACCCACCTTGTGTGCGGCGAGGTTCAGCGGGTCGTTGAAGGGGGTGATCGCAGCGACCAGCCCGATCGGCTCCCGCGTGGTCCAGCCGAGCCACTCCGCGCCCCGTGGGCTGTCCTGGAACGGCACTGTCGTGCCGGTCAGCCGGGCTGCCGCACGGGCGGACAGGCGCAGCGTCTCGGCAGTGCGGGTGACTTCGCGGCGCGCCTCCGTGAGCGTCTTGACGCCTTCGGCGCTGATCAGCCGGGCAAAGCTCTCCGCCCGTGCCTCCACCCGTGCGGCGGCCAGGTCGAGGCACTCCCGACGGCGCCACACCGGCCAGGGGGTCTGCTGCCAGGCATCGAGCAGGTCGGTGACGGCCGCATGGGTCTCTGCCGCGCTGACCTCAGCGACCACCCCCACCTGGGCACCGTCCTGCGGGTCCCGGATCGTCCGACGCCGCGACCCGTCCTGCCAGGTGCCAGACCAGTAGCCGCCGCCGGGGACGAGTGCGTCGACCCGCGACCCGTGCGGGGCCAGGGTGGTCACGACAGCTCCGGAGCGGTGAGCGTTGCGCCGACCTCGAGCGGCTCCTCGTCGCAGAGCAGTGTCCGGGCCTCGCTCCACCGGTGGCACCGCACCTGGTGACCAGGCGCGATCTCCACCAGGTCGGGCTGTTCGTCCTCGCACTGTTGGGTGGCCAGCGGGCAGCGGCCCGCGAACCGACAGCCGGTCGGTGGGTTCACCGGCGAGGGTGGGTCTCCCACCGCGACGGCCCCGGACTCGTCCCGGACACCGTCGCCCATTCCCGCCTCGAGAAGGGCGATCGTGTAGGGATGCATGGCTCCGTCGAAGAGATCGTCCCGGTCGGCGACCTCGACGATCTGACCGAGGTACATCACGGCGACCCGGTCCGAGATGAACTGCACCACACGCAGGTCGTGGGAGATCATCACGATCGTCAGGTCGCGCTCGCGGCGCAACGTACCGATGAGGTTGAGCACGCGGGCCTGGACCGAGGCATCGAGTGCGGAGGTGGGCTCGTCGCAGACGAGGACTTTGGGGTCGAGCAGGAGTGCTCGTGCGATGCCGACGCGCTGCAGCTGACCACCGGAGCACTCGCCCGGGTAGCGGTCCAGGTAGGTCTCGTCCAGGCCCACCTCGTCGAGGCCCGCGAGCACCCGACCACGTCGGGACTCACGATCACCGATGCCGTGCTGCGTCAGGACGCCGATCAGGCTCTCCCCGATCGTCATCCGGGGATCCATGGCCGCGTGCGGGTCCTGGAACACCAGTTGCACGACGCGGCTCAGTGCCGCCCGTTCGCCGTTGCTCAGGGATGTGACGTCCTTCCCGTCAACCTCGACGGTGCCGGAGCTGAGCCGGAGCAGTCGGAGGATGACCCGGGCGAGGGTGCTCTTCCCCGAGCCGGACTCCCCCACCAGACCGAGCACGCCACCGGCACGCACGTTCAGCGTGACCCCGTCCACTGAATGCACCTGCTCGCGCGGTCCGAACAGCCGCTGCCGGGGCAGTGGGAAATACTTGACCGCATCGGTGAGCACCACCATGTCGCGCTGGGCCGACACCGTCGACTCGGTCCGTTCAGGCTTCGTCATCGCACTCACGCCGCTGCTCCCTTGCCGGAGTCGTCGGATCGCTCAGGGCCCTTGCGGTCGATGGTCACCCAGCAGCGGGATGCACTGCCGTCCCCACAGGGCTCGAGTGCGGGTTCCTCTCCCCGGCACTTCGCCTGGATCCCGTGTTCACGCGCCACCTCGCACCGCGGCTGAAACCGGCACCCAGCGGTGATCTCCTGGGCCGAACGCACGTCACCGGGGATGACGTAGAGCGAGCCGTCGTCGTTGCAGCACAACGTCGAGCAGGTGGTGAGCGCCTTCGTGTACGGATGCTGGGGAGCGTTCAGGATCTGGTCGGCGGTTCCCGTCTCCACGATCCGGCCGGCGTACATGACAGCGATCCGGTCGGCGATCGAGGCGACCACCCGCAGGTCGTGCGAGATGAACACCATCGCCATCCCGTACTGCGCGCGCTTGGCAGCCAGGAGCTGCAGGATCTGCACCTCGACGGTGACGTCCAGGGCTGTCGTCGGTTCGTCCGCGATGAGCAGTTCGGGCCGACCGGCCAGGGCTATCGCGATCATCACCCGTTGCGCGATCCCACCGGAGAGCTGGTGTGCGTAGGACCCGGCGCGCCGCTCCGGCTCGGCGATCCCCACGTCGGCGAGCAGCTCGACCGCATGTTCGTGCGCGGCCTTCCTGCTCATCCCCAGATGACGGCGGAGCGGCTCGCCCACCTGTTGGGCGACGGTCGCCGTGGGGTCGAGCATCCGTTTCGGTTGCTGGAACAGCATGCCGATGTGGTCACCACGGATCTTGTTCAGCCGGGCGTCGGGGGCGGTGAGCAGGTCCGTCCCATCGAACCGGAGAGTGCTCGCCGACATTCGCGCTGCCGGTGGCAGTAGCCGGGTCACCGACATCGCAGTCATCGACTTCCCGGACCCGGACTCGCCCACCAGCGCGACGACCTCTCCCGGAGCGACCTCGAGCGAGAGGTTGTCGATCACTGGTCGCGCGCCGTTGAAGGCGACCGTGAGGTCCTCGATCTCGAGCAATGCCGTCATGATGCCTCCCGTGTATCGGGCGATTCCTTATCGTGTGCTGGGTTCGGTGCCGACGTACGGCTCCAGGTCTGCCTCCGGACCTTCCTGATCGGCACCGAGTTCGTGCCGGATGGTCCGCAGGCCGACCCCGATGTGCCGGTCGAGCTCGGCGAGCAGGGCTTGCCGGTCGCCATTGGTGAGCATGTCGAAGATGCGCCGGTGCTCCTCGAGATAGTCCGAGCGCCCGTCCATGCTCGAGACGAGGATGTTGATCCCGAGCCGGGCCTCCCCGATCAGAGCGCCGTACATCCGGCTCAGCCGAGGGCTGCCGGCTGCGTGCACGATCTCCTCATGGAACTGCAGGTCAGCAGAGGCCACACCGGACCAGTCACCGTTGTCGATCGCGACTGCCATCTGCCCGAGCACCTGCTCCAGGCTGGCGATCGTGGCGGCCGGCAGCCCTCGACGGCTCAGCTCCAGCATCGCGGCTCGCTCGATGGCGGCACGGGCCAGCAGCAGGTCCTTGACGTCGTCGTAGGTGAGCACGGGAACGAAGACCCCGCGGTGCGGGTGGGAGACGAGCAGTCCCTCCTGGACGAGGCGTTGCATCCCTTCGCGGACCGGGCCGCGCGAGGTGGAGAACTGTTTCGCGATCTCCACCTCGTTCAGCTGGGACCCAGGCGGGTAGGTCCCGTCGGTGATGCGTTGCCGCAGCTGGGAGGTGATGACCGATGACAGCGTCCTCTTACGCACGTGTCCGTTCGGCTGTGCCTGTTTCATTGCGACCCCTCTCGGTGATGACCATCTCTCGACCATCGTGCCCTCACTCTTGCCGTGCGCGACGTACATTGATGCCCTGGCCAATCAGCGTCACAGCGAGCGCCGCCAGGAAGATCGCCAGGCCCGGGTAGATCACCAGACCGGCCTCCTGCGTCATGTAGGGCTGCCCGTCGGCGAGCATCGAGCCCCAGTCGCTGTCCGGCGGCTGCACCCCCAGACCGAGGTAGGAGAGCCCGCCGACGGTGATGAGCTTGTGTCCGAACCGCAGCGCCGCGTGCGCCAGCAGTGGGCTGAGCGCGTTCGGCAGCAGGTGTCGCATGATGATGTACCGGCGCGACATCCCCAGGCTCTCGGCCGCCTCGACGAAGTCGCGGGCGTTGATCTCCAGCGCAAGGCTGCGCGCCAGTCGCGCGAATGGTGTCCATCCGCCGATGACCAGGGCGAGGATCAGCGTGCCGTAGCTCGGGCCGATCACGGCCACGAGGAACATCGCCACGATCATCTCCGGGAACGCCAGCAGGATGTCCGACAGGCGCATCACGAACTCGTCGAAGGGGCCGCGCACCCGTGCCGCGATCAGTCCGATGAGGGTCCCGACCACGGAGGAGATGACGAGGGTCACTGCGGCGATGGACACCGAGAAGCGGCCGCCCCACATCAGGCGGGAGAGCACGTCGCGGCCCAGCTGGTCGGTACCCAGCAGGTGCTCGGAGGTGGGGCCGGAGAGCCGTTCCCCCAACTCCTGGGTGGCCGGGTCGTACGGTGCGATCAGCGGTGTGAGCAGCAGGATCACGACGATCGTCAGCAGAGCGCCGACACCGACGCGCAGGACGAACGGCCAGGTGCGCAGCTGCTCCCAGCCGCGCACGGCAGCACCGCCGCGCAACGGGATGGCGTCATCGGTCCCGTCGAGCGCTTTGGAAGCCGGGTTGTCAAGAAGAGACATTGGCGGACCTCACCGTCGGGTTGATCAGCGCGTAGAGCACATCGGTCAGGGTGGTGATGAGGACCGTCAGTCCGACGATCATCACGATGGCGGCCTGCATGACCGGGGTGTCCCCGTTGGTGACGGACTCGAACAGCAGCCGGCCCATCCCGGGGATCGCGAAGATCACCTCGATCACCACCGAGCCGCCGAGCAGGCCGGCCAGCCAGATGGAGAACAGGGTGACCACCGGAAGCAACGAGTTGCGCAGGCCGTGGTGCAGCATCGTCTGGGCGAAGCTCAGCCCGCGGCTGCGTGCGGCGAGGAAGTGCGGGGACTCCAACACGTCCACCATCGAGGCACGTGCCACCTGGGTGAAGTAGCTCATCGGCCGGAGCGAGAGCACCAGGCAGGGCAGGATCATTGATGATGGTCCTGCCCACCCGGCCGAGGGCAGCACCCCCATCCCGAGGGCGAAGATCAGCACGAGCACCGGTCCCATCCAGTACTCCGGGATCGCCACGAACGCCTGGCTGATCGAGGTGACCACGGTGTCGGCGGTCCGGCCCCGGCGGGCGGCGGCGAGCGCCCCGAGTGGAAGCGCCACGGCGAGCGCGAACAGCAGGGCAACGACCGCGAGGGTAGCTGTCACCCCGAGTGCGCCGCCGATCATGTCCAGTGCCGGCGCCCGGCTGGTGTAGGAGATGCCCAGGTCGCCGGTGAAGGCACGGCCGAGCCATTCGACGTACTGCTCGAGCATCGGCCGGTCCAGCCCGTACTCCACTCGCAGTCGCTCCACCTGCGCCGGGTCGAGGTCGAGCTGTCCGGTGCGGGCGCGCAAGATCTTGCGTACCGGGTCTCCCGGGGTGATGAACGGTACGAGGAAGACCAGGAAGGAGACCAGCAGCAGGGTGACCACCAGCACCGTGAGTCGTCTCAGCAGGAAGAACATCGCCGCGCCACCTCCGATCAGTTGATCTTGTCCAGGAGCCGGAAGAACGCACCGGCCGGGGGAAGGAACCAGGGCGGCCCGACATGCCCGGGTACTGCAGGGAAGGGCAGTCCGCGCCACGGGTTCGCGTCCTCGTCACCCGCGATCATCCGGGCAATGACCGAACCCATGTGGGTGGCCATCTGCACGCCGTGACCGCTGTATCCCACGGAGTGGATGACGCCGTCCCGTTCACCGGCGTGCACCATCTGGTCCATGGTCATGTCGACCAGGCCGCCCCAGCAGTAGTCGATCCGCTTGCCCTTCAGCTGCGGGAAGATCCGGAGCATGCCCTGGTGCAGGATGCGTCCACTCTTCGCGTCCGACTCGCGCACCGACACGGCGAACCGGGCCCGGCCACCGAAGAGGAGCCGGTTGTCCGGTGTGATCCGGAAGTAGTAGCAGACCCGGTTCGTGTCAGAGGCGACCCGACGGGTCGGCATGATCTCGTCCACCAGCTCCTGCGAGAGCGGTTCGGTAGCGATGATGTAGCTCCCGATCGGGACGATCCTGCGGCGCAGCCAGGGCAGAGCACC
Proteins encoded:
- a CDS encoding heavy-metal-associated domain-containing protein; protein product: MTTATYEVKGMTCTHCVGSVTAEVETVEGIRVLNVDVDAGRLEVESSAEVDDAAVLAAVEEAGYEASRL
- a CDS encoding ABC transporter permease, with product MFFLLRRLTVLVVTLLLVSFLVFLVPFITPGDPVRKILRARTGQLDLDPAQVERLRVEYGLDRPMLEQYVEWLGRAFTGDLGISYTSRAPALDMIGGALGVTATLAVVALLFALAVALPLGALAAARRGRTADTVVTSISQAFVAIPEYWMGPVLVLIFALGMGVLPSAGWAGPSSMILPCLVLSLRPMSYFTQVARASMVDVLESPHFLAARSRGLSFAQTMLHHGLRNSLLPVVTLFSIWLAGLLGGSVVIEVIFAIPGMGRLLFESVTNGDTPVMQAAIVMIVGLTVLITTLTDVLYALINPTVRSANVSS
- a CDS encoding ABC transporter ATP-binding protein, which gives rise to MTALLEIEDLTVAFNGARPVIDNLSLEVAPGEVVALVGESGSGKSMTAMSVTRLLPPAARMSASTLRFDGTDLLTAPDARLNKIRGDHIGMLFQQPKRMLDPTATVAQQVGEPLRRHLGMSRKAAHEHAVELLADVGIAEPERRAGSYAHQLSGGIAQRVMIAIALAGRPELLIADEPTTALDVTVEVQILQLLAAKRAQYGMAMVFISHDLRVVASIADRIAVMYAGRIVETGTADQILNAPQHPYTKALTTCSTLCCNDDGSLYVIPGDVRSAQEITAGCRFQPRCEVAREHGIQAKCRGEEPALEPCGDGSASRCWVTIDRKGPERSDDSGKGAAA
- a CDS encoding GntR family transcriptional regulator, whose amino-acid sequence is MKQAQPNGHVRKRTLSSVITSQLRQRITDGTYPPGSQLNEVEIAKQFSTSRGPVREGMQRLVQEGLLVSHPHRGVFVPVLTYDDVKDLLLARAAIERAAMLELSRRGLPAATIASLEQVLGQMAVAIDNGDWSGVASADLQFHEEIVHAAGSPRLSRMYGALIGEARLGINILVSSMDGRSDYLEEHRRIFDMLTNGDRQALLAELDRHIGVGLRTIRHELGADQEGPEADLEPYVGTEPSTR
- a CDS encoding NAD(P)/FAD-dependent oxidoreductase is translated as MSTPEVLIVGCGPAGVAAAAELGSRVSTTVLNGEPSAPYNRTAVNKGVLLGAAELESLTLPEAAALEEVTVRHGRAVRLDHGARVVHDDQGLAHGFDAVLATTGVRPILPPSLPRSPRVHVLHSPEDGLRLRRRVADGGRHVAVVGAGLIGGETAGVLTDLGNRVTVISRSERPMADRWGSLVADWLVASHEANGTELLLGRSVTTVEEAEAGVHLVLDDGQTVDADEAVIAIGSRPNLEWLAGGVPGTNGVLTVDRDGRTAAAGVYAAGDVAAIEGRAREHWGAAFHHGRHAARVLLADLGLGEEVPENPWLPSYSGYLRDAKLTILGDPHGFSREVVLAGVPGEGRWTVALTDEADRILSVVGVRGARVANKLRDLVRHRGTVAEAEAIIGA
- a CDS encoding aldehyde dehydrogenase family protein, which gives rise to MTTLAPHGSRVDALVPGGGYWSGTWQDGSRRRTIRDPQDGAQVGVVAEVSAAETHAAVTDLLDAWQQTPWPVWRRRECLDLAAARVEARAESFARLISAEGVKTLTEARREVTRTAETLRLSARAAARLTGTTVPFQDSPRGAEWLGWTTREPIGLVAAITPFNDPLNLAAHKVGPALIAGNPVVLKPAEQTPLTGLALAQVLLDAGVPPGLLAVLPGAEAGPALVADPRVAVVSFTGGSVTGDRIAAGGRARKLLMELGGNNAVIVCADASVPQAARLIVDAAFGVAGQNCLSVQRVFVAEAIADELRTRIVELARALRVGRKEDPDTDIGPMVSEVAARRVESAIGQAVATGAVLHTGGGRSGTFVEPTVLTAVPAAAQVRTEEMFGPVVLVDAFATIDEAITGANATENGMQAGVLTHDLDQALRIADGLRVGAVLINDSCDFRADGMPFGGMKRSGIGREGPDWAVEELTVPKIVAVHRSTG
- a CDS encoding ABC transporter permease; translated protein: MSLLDNPASKALDGTDDAIPLRGGAAVRGWEQLRTWPFVLRVGVGALLTIVVILLLTPLIAPYDPATQELGERLSGPTSEHLLGTDQLGRDVLSRLMWGGRFSVSIAAVTLVISSVVGTLIGLIAARVRGPFDEFVMRLSDILLAFPEMIVAMFLVAVIGPSYGTLILALVIGGWTPFARLARSLALEINARDFVEAAESLGMSRRYIIMRHLLPNALSPLLAHAALRFGHKLITVGGLSYLGLGVQPPDSDWGSMLADGQPYMTQEAGLVIYPGLAIFLAALAVTLIGQGINVRRARQE
- a CDS encoding ABC transporter ATP-binding protein — translated: MTKPERTESTVSAQRDMVVLTDAVKYFPLPRQRLFGPREQVHSVDGVTLNVRAGGVLGLVGESGSGKSTLARVILRLLRLSSGTVEVDGKDVTSLSNGERAALSRVVQLVFQDPHAAMDPRMTIGESLIGVLTQHGIGDRESRRGRVLAGLDEVGLDETYLDRYPGECSGGQLQRVGIARALLLDPKVLVCDEPTSALDASVQARVLNLIGTLRRERDLTIVMISHDLRVVQFISDRVAVMYLGQIVEVADRDDLFDGAMHPYTIALLEAGMGDGVRDESGAVAVGDPPSPVNPPTGCRFAGRCPLATQQCEDEQPDLVEIAPGHQVRCHRWSEARTLLCDEEPLEVGATLTAPELS